The Anopheles coluzzii chromosome 2, AcolN3, whole genome shotgun sequence genome window below encodes:
- the LOC120952085 gene encoding zinc finger protein 830 produces the protein MSAAFKFSKKKYSQQDLRRIMSETKAAKQQQSDSELKRIESPLAKYNDAGQLMCVLCRSIVRSAAVWKVHIHSKQHKENNELAKKLKDGSAVDSVELRNAPNANLKRTGDPDTGVDSVPVKKIKGILKNSSQTGAAQNTLPHDFFDDAANSANAPSSIRKDLVNIKLPEKHRDQVGEPMDLDHTEKDVGGSLIVADEEKLPEGFFDDPKMDAKARNQEYKDPNDEEWEKFQKEIKEATNISMAIISEEQEESTAERQIAEIDEQIRNWSRVLDLEKKKEQVKTMKGVKGSEMSSSPAKGTGQPAQTANDNDREDDDDDADEEFDEFLDWRAKKSYK, from the exons ATGTCTGCCGCTTTTAAGTTTTCCAAGAAGAAATACTCTCAGCAAGATCTGAGGCGTATAATGAGTGAAACAAAAGCTGCCAAACAGCAGCAGTCCGACAGCGAGTTGAAACGCATCGAATCTCCACTTGCAAA ATATAACGATGCCGGACAACTAATGTGTGTTCTTTGTCGGTCGATCGTTCGATCAGCTGCGGTTTGGAAAGTCCACATACACTCTAAGCAGCACAAGGAAAACAATGAGTTAGCAAAAAAGCTCAAGGATGGTTCCGCAGTTGATAGTGTGGAGCTGAGAAACGCTCCCAACGCGAATCTGAAACGAACCGGCGATCCAGACACGGGTGTTGATAGCGTGCCTGTGAAAAAGATTAAAGGAATACTGAAGAATTCCTCGCAGACGGGAGCAGCACAGAACACATTACCACATGACTTTTTCGATGATGCTGCTAATTCAGCTAATGCTCCCTCTTCTATCCGTAAGGATCTTGTCAACATAAAACTGCCAGAAAAGCATCGTGACCAGGTGGGAGAGCCGATGGATCTCGATCATACGGAAAAAGATGTTGGTGGTTCCTTAATAGTGGCAGATGAGGAAAAATTACCAGAAGGATTTTTTGACGATCCGAAAATGGATGCGAAAGCACGTAATCAGGAGTATAAAGACCCGAACGATGAGGAATGGGAAAAATTTCAGAAAGAAATTAAGGAGGCAACAAACATTTCCATGGCCATTATCAGTGAGGAACAAGAGGAATCCACCGCCGAAAGACAAATTGCGGAGATAGATGAACAAATACGCAACTGGTCTCGTGTGTTGGATttggaaaagaagaaagaacaaGTTAAGACCATGAAAGGAGTTAAAGGCTCAGAAATGTCCTCCAGTCCTGCTAAAGGGACGGGCCAACCTGCTCAAACAGCCAATGACAATGATcgtgaggatgatgatgatgatgccgatgAAGAGTTTGATGAATTTTTAGATTGGAGAGCAAAGAAATCGTACAAATAG
- the LOC120961062 gene encoding huntingtin-interacting protein K, whose amino-acid sequence MADLEAVNGVDDANDKKQKKSSKHDGGAADLERVTDYAEEKEITSHNLCSNAANLFEDKRNKENEEKLAIERELQKVHVKKEDIELIIREMEITRSKAEQTLRVHRGDVVAALEALIN is encoded by the exons ATGGCCGATCTGGAGGCAGTAAATGGTGTCGACGATGCGAAcgacaaaaagcaaaagaaatcgTCGAAGCATGATGGTGGAGCCGCCGATTTGGAAAGAGTGACGGATTACGCCGAGGAGAAGGAGATCACATCTCACAATTTATGTTCAAAC GCTGCAAACTTGTTTGAAGATAAACGCAACaaggaaaatgaagaaaagctAGCAATAGAACGAGAACTACAGAAAGTACATGTGAAAAAGGAGGACATAGAATTGATC ATTCGTGAAATGGAAATCACTCGCAGCAAGGCGGAACAGACTCTACGCGTGCACCGGGGCGACGTGGTAGCAGCCTTAGAAGCGCTGATAAACTAA
- the LOC120961060 gene encoding uncharacterized protein LOC120961060 isoform X2, translated as MDTTKIAYLMLAVCFSWLPALSGTTTTNPFHAALTDNLTQCGAVVCVAETEVCREDSFCECKPHFEDQGSFQCVPCPAEGQYCRGCCISDALTCYHGVCRRCSLDSNGNCIQESLFFLTAAQVALATAMVLGVISLSFLLYKTLRNRLRRNNQVLESEFRQSVVSRVSLSSIQQRVIRRLRDRPPKYETRHNYEYQQRQTERQISQQSSSVEPDRQSNPAPVGGPPPAYDGDTISLAENPPPYTQEQTDRTSSGIAVIDIPTTTTTDHALSMDLPTDRTSSNLQGITNHAFEPDKLTSSQPQIIQPSDNGETNGRPKEECYDIPLVNRNDKTVYM; from the exons ATGGACACTACTAAGATAGCGTACTTGATGCTGGCTGTTTGCTTTAGTTGGCTTCCGGCATTGAGCGGCACAACCACTACGAACCCATTTCACGCAG CTCTAACTGATAATTTGACGCAGTGTGGTGCTGTAGTTTGTGTCGCGGAAACTGAAGTGTGCAGAGAGGATAGCTTCTGCGAGTGTAAACCACACTTCGAAGATCAAGGATCCTTTCAATGTGTGCCTTGCCCAGCCGAAGGACAGTACTGCCGGGGTTGTTGTATCAGCGATGCACTTACCTGTTATCATGGCGTTTGCCGGAGATGTTCTTTGGATAGCAATGGAAATTGCAT CCAGGAGTCTTTGTTCTTCTTGACCGCTGCTCAGGTTGCACTGGCAACTGCTATGGTGCTTGGTGTGATTTCTCTAAGCTTTCTCTTGTACAAAACACTCCGTAATCGTCTGAG ACGCAACAATCAAGTGCTCGAGAGCGAATTTCGCCAATCTGTTGTTAGTCGAGTTTCTTTATCATCCATACAACAACGCGTCATTAGGCGCTTACGAGATCGTCCACCCAAATATGAAACTCGGCATAATTACGAGTACCAACAGAGGCAAACGGAGAGACAGATCAGTCAGCAGAGTTCATCGGTCGAGCCCGATAGACAGTCCAATCCTGCCCCCGTAGGTGGCCCGCCTCCAGCGTACGATGGTGATACG ATATCTCTAGCTGAGAATCCGCCACCTTACACACAAGAACAAACTGACAGAACGAGCAGTGGAATAGCAGTAATCGATATTCCCACGACCACCACAACCGATCATGCACTATCCATGGATTTGCCAACCGATCGCACCTCCAGTAACCTTCAGGGCATAACAAATCATGCGTTCGAACCCGATAAACTCACTTCATCGCAGCCACAGATCATACAACCCTCCGATAATGGTGAAACGAATGGACGTCCCAAGGAAGAATGCTATGATATTCCTCTAGTCAATAGAAATGATAAGACGGTTTACATGTAA
- the LOC120961060 gene encoding uncharacterized protein LOC120961060 isoform X1 produces the protein MDTTKIAYLMLAVCFSWLPALSGTTTTNPFHAALTDNLTQCGAVVCVAETEVCREDSFCECKPHFEDQGSFQCVPCPAEGQYCRGCCISDALTCYHGVCRRCSLDSNGNCISQESLFFLTAAQVALATAMVLGVISLSFLLYKTLRNRLRRNNQVLESEFRQSVVSRVSLSSIQQRVIRRLRDRPPKYETRHNYEYQQRQTERQISQQSSSVEPDRQSNPAPVGGPPPAYDGDTISLAENPPPYTQEQTDRTSSGIAVIDIPTTTTTDHALSMDLPTDRTSSNLQGITNHAFEPDKLTSSQPQIIQPSDNGETNGRPKEECYDIPLVNRNDKTVYM, from the exons ATGGACACTACTAAGATAGCGTACTTGATGCTGGCTGTTTGCTTTAGTTGGCTTCCGGCATTGAGCGGCACAACCACTACGAACCCATTTCACGCAG CTCTAACTGATAATTTGACGCAGTGTGGTGCTGTAGTTTGTGTCGCGGAAACTGAAGTGTGCAGAGAGGATAGCTTCTGCGAGTGTAAACCACACTTCGAAGATCAAGGATCCTTTCAATGTGTGCCTTGCCCAGCCGAAGGACAGTACTGCCGGGGTTGTTGTATCAGCGATGCACTTACCTGTTATCATGGCGTTTGCCGGAGATGTTCTTTGGATAGCAATGGAAATTGCAT CAGCCAGGAGTCTTTGTTCTTCTTGACCGCTGCTCAGGTTGCACTGGCAACTGCTATGGTGCTTGGTGTGATTTCTCTAAGCTTTCTCTTGTACAAAACACTCCGTAATCGTCTGAG ACGCAACAATCAAGTGCTCGAGAGCGAATTTCGCCAATCTGTTGTTAGTCGAGTTTCTTTATCATCCATACAACAACGCGTCATTAGGCGCTTACGAGATCGTCCACCCAAATATGAAACTCGGCATAATTACGAGTACCAACAGAGGCAAACGGAGAGACAGATCAGTCAGCAGAGTTCATCGGTCGAGCCCGATAGACAGTCCAATCCTGCCCCCGTAGGTGGCCCGCCTCCAGCGTACGATGGTGATACG ATATCTCTAGCTGAGAATCCGCCACCTTACACACAAGAACAAACTGACAGAACGAGCAGTGGAATAGCAGTAATCGATATTCCCACGACCACCACAACCGATCATGCACTATCCATGGATTTGCCAACCGATCGCACCTCCAGTAACCTTCAGGGCATAACAAATCATGCGTTCGAACCCGATAAACTCACTTCATCGCAGCCACAGATCATACAACCCTCCGATAATGGTGAAACGAATGGACGTCCCAAGGAAGAATGCTATGATATTCCTCTAGTCAATAGAAATGATAAGACGGTTTACATGTAA